The following proteins are encoded in a genomic region of Lachnospiraceae bacterium KM106-2:
- a CDS encoding predicted membrane protein, which translates to MNRTAKGSQRAIIIVKALLASYVISAIMLLIIAFFMYKFDPSSAVVSVGIILTYIVSAFVGGFIIGKNAVQKRFVWGIVIGLIYFLIILIVSSILSKDVFGDIGSTLSVLLTCGLGGMLGGMLS; encoded by the coding sequence ATGAATCGGACAGCGAAGGGTTCTCAGCGAGCGATCATAATTGTGAAGGCTTTGCTTGCTTCCTATGTGATCAGTGCAATCATGCTTCTAATCATTGCATTTTTCATGTACAAATTTGATCCATCAAGTGCAGTAGTCAGCGTGGGCATTATTCTTACATATATAGTTAGTGCATTTGTGGGTGGTTTTATTATTGGAAAAAATGCAGTGCAGAAGAGATTTGTATGGGGAATTGTCATAGGGCTTATATACTTTCTGATTATCCTTATTGTATCATCAATTTTAAGCAAAGATGTATTTGGTGATATCGGAAGTACATTATCTGTGTTACTGACATGCGGATTAGGTGGTATGTTAGGCGGGATGTTGAGCTAG
- a CDS encoding tRNA-guanine transglycosylase, with amino-acid sequence MYKLICRDGNAKRGEFHTVHGTIQTPVFMNVGTCAAIKGAVSTDDLQNLKTQVELSNTYHLHVRPGDEVVKKLGGLHKFMVWDKPILTDSGGFQVFSLAGLRKIKEEGVYFRSHVDGRKIFMGPEESMQIQSNLASTIAMAFDECPPHPATREYMQNSVDRTTRWLERCKKEMARLNSLEDTINKNQMLFGINQGGTFEDIRIEHAKRISEMDLDGYALGGLAVGESHSEMYRIIEETVPYLPLEKPTYLMGVGTPANILEAVDRGVDFFDCVYPTRNGRHGHAYTNKGKLNLMNARFELDDRPIEEGCGCPACKSYSRAYIRHLLKAKEMLGLRLIVMHNLYFYNNMMEEIREAIEQGRYKEYKKAKLAGFEQGED; translated from the coding sequence ATGTACAAATTAATATGTCGAGATGGAAATGCCAAAAGAGGTGAGTTCCATACAGTTCATGGAACAATTCAGACACCAGTTTTCATGAATGTAGGAACGTGTGCAGCGATTAAAGGAGCTGTATCTACAGACGATTTACAAAACCTGAAGACACAGGTTGAATTATCAAACACATATCATTTGCATGTGCGTCCAGGTGATGAAGTAGTCAAGAAATTGGGCGGATTACACAAGTTTATGGTTTGGGATAAGCCAATTCTAACAGATTCCGGCGGATTCCAGGTATTTTCTCTTGCTGGACTTCGTAAAATTAAAGAAGAAGGTGTATACTTCAGATCCCATGTAGATGGTCGTAAGATTTTCATGGGTCCAGAAGAAAGTATGCAAATTCAATCCAATCTTGCTTCCACAATAGCGATGGCATTTGATGAATGTCCACCACATCCTGCTACACGTGAGTATATGCAGAATTCTGTGGATCGTACGACAAGATGGTTAGAGCGTTGTAAAAAAGAAATGGCTCGATTAAATTCTTTAGAAGATACAATTAATAAGAATCAGATGTTATTTGGTATCAATCAAGGTGGTACATTTGAGGATATTCGAATTGAACATGCGAAACGAATTTCTGAAATGGATTTAGATGGTTATGCTCTTGGTGGTTTAGCTGTTGGAGAATCTCATTCTGAAATGTATCGTATTATTGAAGAGACGGTACCTTATCTACCTCTTGAAAAACCAACTTACCTTATGGGTGTTGGTACACCTGCTAATATTTTGGAAGCAGTTGATCGAGGCGTTGATTTCTTTGATTGTGTTTATCCTACAAGAAATGGTCGTCATGGACATGCCTATACAAATAAGGGTAAATTGAACCTTATGAATGCTAGATTTGAGTTAGATGACAGACCAATCGAAGAGGGTTGTGGATGTCCTGCTTGTAAGAGCTACAGTCGTGCTTACATTCGTCATTTATTGAAAGCGAAAGAGATGTTAGGTTTACGTTTGATCGTAATGCATAATTTATATTTCTACAACAATATGATGGAAGAGATTCGTGAAGCAATCGAGCAAGGCCGTTATAAGGAATATAAGAAAGCGAAACTTGCTGGTTTTGAGCAAGGTGAAGATTAG
- a CDS encoding sulfatase translates to MRNGDYTYRGRRPRVGVLADTGIQLVYFVLMIIWLEVIYQLFTFHAIKPIFGYVVLFSLGIGALFTVLTGFFRQKINRVIAMTINIVMILFYMTELVYHSIFKMPLFIDAAKTGAGDAMAYWKEALEAIAKNIPAFLLMLVPLIIYRIILNRKVVIKKRGFSLQLLMVALMVALFALPIGVIQLSGKNSIIYSVYYGFDDVNLAAQDVGMITTVRLGAQKQMFGEGESVADNLVLDQSDKKSETDKTTTSKKVSNSKKDSRVIQTTQNQGKNVMDIDFSSLITNEKDSDIKLMHEYFNEQQGTNKNQYTGKFKGYNLIFLTAEAFSPYCVDKDITPTLYKLVNNGFVFKNFYTALWQTSTSDGEYTAMNGLLPIGSHSFRRSSKNYVPFTMGNQFNRLGIQSMAYHDNSLSYYDRNLTHPNMGYLFKAANLGKVTEKNGKDLIFKMAHPQSWPQSDLEMMQATMGEYDKNTPFHAYYMTVSGHMNYSFDGNAMAAKNKDAVKNMKVSDEAKAYVACNVELDKALEYMINELKAQGVLDKTVICLSADHYPYGLSEGKVDELAGKKVDKDFEIYRNNLIIWNSAMTEPIVINKPASSLDILPTLSNLFGFTYDSRLLSGSDILSDSDPLVILSNKSFITDKVKYNAKTKQVTYLVDKSQVPEGYVDKKIKEVRNKFVIAQGIVDHDYYGHIKKYLKFPTSK, encoded by the coding sequence ATGAGAAATGGTGATTACACATACAGAGGAAGAAGACCGAGAGTGGGCGTATTGGCGGATACGGGGATACAGCTTGTGTATTTTGTACTGATGATCATTTGGTTGGAAGTAATCTATCAGTTATTTACCTTCCATGCAATAAAGCCGATATTTGGCTATGTTGTATTATTTTCACTTGGTATTGGAGCTTTATTTACCGTACTTACCGGATTTTTTAGGCAGAAGATCAATCGCGTTATCGCGATGACTATCAATATTGTCATGATTTTATTTTATATGACAGAGTTAGTTTATCACAGTATCTTTAAAATGCCATTATTTATCGATGCGGCGAAAACAGGAGCCGGAGATGCAATGGCATACTGGAAAGAAGCATTAGAGGCAATAGCTAAGAATATACCGGCATTTTTGCTGATGCTAGTTCCTCTGATTATTTATCGAATTATCTTAAATCGTAAAGTTGTGATCAAAAAAAGAGGTTTTTCACTTCAGCTTCTTATGGTTGCATTGATGGTAGCCCTATTTGCCTTACCGATCGGGGTAATCCAGTTATCTGGAAAGAATAGTATAATCTATTCGGTTTATTATGGGTTTGATGATGTGAATCTTGCGGCACAGGATGTCGGAATGATAACAACAGTACGACTTGGTGCACAAAAGCAGATGTTTGGTGAAGGTGAGAGTGTAGCGGATAATCTGGTTTTAGATCAATCGGATAAGAAGAGCGAAACAGATAAAACTACAACTTCGAAAAAGGTATCAAACAGTAAGAAGGACAGCAGAGTGATCCAGACTACTCAGAATCAAGGGAAAAATGTAATGGATATTGACTTCTCATCTCTGATCACAAATGAGAAGGATAGTGATATTAAGTTGATGCATGAGTATTTTAATGAGCAGCAAGGTACGAACAAGAATCAGTATACAGGAAAATTTAAAGGGTATAATTTAATTTTTTTAACGGCAGAAGCCTTTTCGCCTTACTGTGTGGATAAAGATATTACCCCTACACTTTATAAATTAGTGAATAATGGTTTTGTGTTTAAGAATTTTTATACTGCATTATGGCAGACGAGTACAAGCGATGGCGAATATACTGCAATGAATGGTTTGCTTCCAATTGGTTCTCACAGTTTCCGTCGTTCTTCTAAGAATTATGTACCATTTACGATGGGAAATCAGTTTAATCGACTTGGCATTCAAAGTATGGCTTATCATGATAATAGCCTTAGTTATTATGATAGAAACTTGACTCATCCGAATATGGGATATCTTTTTAAGGCAGCTAATTTAGGCAAGGTTACAGAAAAGAATGGCAAGGATCTGATTTTTAAGATGGCACATCCACAGTCATGGCCACAGTCAGATCTAGAAATGATGCAGGCCACTATGGGAGAGTATGATAAGAATACACCATTTCATGCATACTATATGACTGTAAGTGGCCATATGAATTATTCTTTTGACGGAAATGCAATGGCAGCAAAAAATAAGGATGCGGTTAAGAATATGAAGGTGTCGGATGAGGCTAAGGCATACGTTGCTTGTAATGTGGAGCTGGACAAGGCACTGGAGTATATGATCAATGAATTAAAAGCACAAGGGGTACTTGATAAGACAGTAATTTGTCTTAGTGCAGATCATTATCCTTATGGTTTATCAGAGGGAAAAGTTGATGAACTAGCAGGTAAAAAAGTGGATAAAGATTTTGAGATTTATCGAAATAACTTGATAATATGGAATTCGGCAATGACAGAACCTATTGTTATTAATAAGCCGGCAAGTAGTTTGGATATTTTGCCGACTTTATCAAATTTATTTGGTTTTACGTATGATTCTAGATTGTTATCAGGTTCAGATATTTTGTCGGATTCAGATCCTTTAGTGATATTATCTAATAAGAGTTTTATTACAGATAAGGTGAAATATAATGCAAAGACGAAACAGGTAACTTATCTTGTAGATAAATCACAAGTTCCAGAAGGATATGTCGATAAAAAAATTAAAGAGGTTAGGAACAAATTTGTAATTGCTCAGGGTATTGTAGATCATGATTATTATGGTCACATTAAAAAATATCTCAAATTTCCAACTTCTAAATAA
- a CDS encoding six-cysteine peptide SCIFF, with protein MKRIKTLHTKSFKDTVKKGGCGECQTSCQSACKTSCTVGNQSCENNN; from the coding sequence ATGAAACGTATTAAGACTTTACACACAAAGAGTTTTAAGGATACAGTTAAAAAAGGTGGATGTGGAGAGTGTCAAACTTCTTGCCAATCTGCTTGTAAGACTTCTTGCACAGTTGGAAACCAAAGCTGTGAAAATAATAACTAG
- a CDS encoding SCIFF radical SAM maturase, translating into MVHQYKNNGYNIVLDVNSGSIHVVDELSYDIIGLFESESEETIIKMMMDKYTKPENQKLIEGTVTEEDIKEVLNEVKELKEQGSLFTEDIYENYITDFKKRKTVVKALCLHIAHDCNLRCKYCFADEGEYRGRRALMTYEVGKQALDFLIANSGSRHNLEVDFFGGEPLMNWDVVKQLVIYGREQEKLHNKKFRFTLTTNGVLLNDDIMEFANKEMSNVVLSVDGRKEIHDMMRPTRNGKGSYDIIMPKFKKLAESRNQMNYYVRGTFTHHNIDFAQDVLDLADLGFKQISVEPVVAQDEEEYAIRKEDLPFIYDQYDKLAKEMIKRKKEGKGFNFFHFMIDLEGGPCVYKRLSGCGSGIEYLAVTPWGDLYPCHQFVGIDEYLLGNVFEGIQKPEIQDEFKCCNVYTKEHCKNCFAKFYCSGGCAANSYNFTGSINDTYEVGCELQRKRVESAIMIKVAEAEMKEEAELTLD; encoded by the coding sequence GTGGTACATCAGTACAAAAACAATGGGTATAATATCGTACTTGACGTAAATAGTGGAAGCATCCATGTTGTTGATGAGTTAAGTTATGATATTATTGGACTTTTCGAGAGTGAAAGTGAGGAAACCATCATTAAAATGATGATGGATAAATATACAAAACCTGAAAACCAAAAGCTAATCGAAGGAACAGTTACCGAAGAAGATATTAAAGAAGTATTGAATGAGGTAAAAGAGTTAAAAGAACAGGGTTCTTTATTTACAGAAGATATTTACGAAAATTACATTACAGATTTCAAAAAGAGAAAAACTGTTGTAAAAGCATTATGTCTTCATATTGCACATGATTGTAATTTAAGATGTAAATATTGTTTCGCTGATGAAGGAGAATATAGAGGTCGTCGTGCTTTAATGACTTATGAAGTTGGTAAGCAAGCACTTGATTTCTTAATCGCTAATTCAGGAAGCCGTCATAATCTTGAAGTTGATTTCTTTGGTGGAGAACCATTAATGAACTGGGATGTTGTAAAACAGCTCGTTATCTATGGTAGAGAACAAGAAAAGCTTCATAATAAGAAATTCCGTTTTACATTAACAACAAACGGTGTGCTTTTAAATGATGACATCATGGAATTTGCTAACAAGGAAATGTCTAACGTTGTACTTAGTGTTGACGGAAGAAAAGAAATCCATGATATGATGAGACCAACACGTAATGGTAAAGGAAGTTATGATATTATCATGCCTAAGTTTAAAAAGCTTGCTGAGAGTCGTAACCAAATGAACTATTATGTGAGAGGTACATTTACTCATCACAATATTGACTTTGCTCAAGATGTTTTAGATCTTGCAGATCTTGGTTTTAAACAAATTTCTGTGGAACCTGTTGTAGCTCAAGATGAAGAAGAGTATGCAATTCGTAAAGAAGATCTTCCATTCATCTATGATCAATACGATAAACTTGCGAAGGAAATGATCAAACGTAAGAAAGAAGGAAAAGGATTTAATTTCTTCCACTTTATGATCGATCTTGAAGGCGGTCCTTGTGTTTACAAACGTCTTTCAGGCTGTGGTTCAGGTATTGAATACTTAGCAGTTACACCATGGGGAGATTTATACCCATGTCATCAATTTGTAGGTATTGATGAATACTTACTCGGTAATGTCTTTGAAGGCATTCAAAAACCAGAGATTCAGGATGAATTTAAATGCTGTAATGTTTATACAAAAGAACATTGTAAGAATTGTTTCGCTAAGTTTTATTGTAGCGGTGGCTGTGCAGCTAACTCTTACAATTTTACCGGTAGCATCAATGACACTTATGAAGTTGGTTGTGAACTTCAACGTAAGAGAGTTGAGAGTGCAATCATGATTAAAGTTGCAGAAGCTGAGATGAAAGAAGAAGCAGAGCTAACTTTAGATTAA
- a CDS encoding ErfK/YbiS/YcfS/YnhG family protein yields MLKEEHAYEQKKNSLNQRKKKKSSKSKHRLVRYFAKNKLVYLLVTVAAVFAIFYICFAGYYWDKFLSGTYINGVEVSGMTTKEAEQKVRKIEMGKITLVGRNQEKNEINLNDLKAKVVIGDKVNKVKNEQNPLLWLGGYIGKNENDVQTTISYQTSNLESYIDRLSMVSGSDRVKPKDACVVFDKTNGYEIQKEVLGNTIDKDKLLDAVVKALKNKEHMIDLEKAKCYVQPKHLVADSDYKALASKLDMIKKVAINYADGQNKKAADYSVIKDWINIDSNLNLTLKEDKVNNFVQNVAYKFNTLGKIRNFKTASGSVIRIGGGNYGNRINYSQEVANVKNAILSGKNIDRAPKYVQKARVQGENDIGNTYIEVSISAQTLYYFENGKRILSTPVVTGKVAAGHSTPRGVCQVLSKERNRWLRGPGYASYVRYWMQINGGVGIHDSSWRHSYGGTRYIRGGSHGCINTPFAQVVEVFNRVSVGTPVIVY; encoded by the coding sequence ATGTTGAAAGAAGAACATGCATATGAGCAAAAGAAGAATTCACTTAATCAACGAAAGAAGAAAAAAAGTTCAAAATCAAAACATCGCCTCGTGCGTTATTTTGCAAAGAACAAGCTTGTTTATCTTCTTGTCACAGTAGCAGCTGTGTTTGCTATCTTTTATATCTGTTTTGCAGGTTATTACTGGGACAAGTTCTTATCTGGTACGTATATTAATGGTGTAGAGGTATCAGGAATGACAACGAAAGAAGCTGAACAAAAAGTAAGGAAAATCGAAATGGGTAAAATTACATTAGTAGGAAGAAATCAGGAAAAGAATGAAATTAACTTGAATGATCTAAAAGCAAAGGTTGTAATCGGCGATAAAGTAAATAAGGTAAAGAATGAACAAAATCCTTTATTATGGTTAGGTGGATATATTGGAAAAAATGAGAATGATGTGCAGACTACCATATCCTATCAGACAAGCAATTTGGAGTCTTATATTGATCGATTATCTATGGTTTCTGGAAGCGACAGAGTAAAACCCAAAGATGCCTGTGTAGTATTTGATAAGACAAATGGTTATGAGATTCAAAAAGAGGTATTAGGAAATACAATTGATAAGGATAAGTTATTAGATGCAGTTGTGAAAGCTCTTAAAAATAAAGAGCATATGATAGATTTAGAGAAAGCGAAGTGTTATGTTCAGCCAAAACACTTAGTGGCAGATTCAGATTATAAAGCATTGGCTTCTAAATTAGATATGATAAAGAAAGTAGCTATTAATTATGCCGATGGACAAAATAAAAAAGCGGCAGATTATTCGGTAATCAAAGATTGGATCAATATTGATTCTAATTTGAATCTTACTTTGAAAGAGGACAAGGTTAATAATTTCGTTCAGAATGTAGCATACAAGTTTAATACGCTAGGAAAGATCAGAAATTTTAAGACTGCAAGCGGCAGTGTGATTCGAATTGGCGGAGGAAACTATGGGAATCGAATTAACTATTCGCAAGAAGTTGCAAATGTGAAAAATGCAATTTTAAGTGGCAAAAATATTGATCGTGCACCTAAATACGTTCAAAAAGCGCGGGTTCAAGGAGAAAATGATATAGGAAATACATATATCGAAGTATCGATCAGTGCGCAGACGTTATATTATTTTGAAAATGGAAAGAGGATACTTTCGACTCCTGTTGTAACAGGAAAGGTAGCAGCTGGACATTCTACTCCAAGGGGCGTATGCCAGGTGTTATCTAAAGAGAGGAACCGTTGGCTTCGTGGGCCTGGATATGCAAGTTATGTGAGGTACTGGATGCAGATTAATGGCGGAGTCGGAATTCATGATTCTAGCTGGAGACATAGTTATGGCGGTACTCGCTATATTAGAGGAGGCTCTCATGGATGTATCAATACTCCTTTTGCGCAAGTTGTAGAGGTTTTCAACAGGGTATCGGTTGGTACACCTGTTATCGTATATTAA
- a CDS encoding predicted metal-dependent phosphoesterase yields MKYIDLHVHSNMSDGTLSPTEVVELAAKKGLEAIALTDHDTTRGVAEALKAAHRLTEAGTPIKVIPGAELSASYKGKDIHILGLYLDYKDPELIKRLDAAVAERDTRNEKMCKNLQAAGIDITLDKLRADCPDTVITRAHFGKYLHDHHYTKSVKDAFTRYLGDNTPYYVPRNYLNLKEAVDLIKNAGGIPVLAHPLLYKLPKEELNSVIEELKAYGLKGIETFYSCNIGCDESDVRRLARIHNLVMTGGSDFHGTNKPDIDLGTGRGNLKIPATILDDLEKIR; encoded by the coding sequence ATGAAATATATTGATCTACATGTTCATTCTAATATGTCAGATGGTACCCTCTCTCCTACAGAAGTTGTAGAACTTGCTGCTAAAAAAGGACTAGAAGCCATCGCATTAACTGATCATGATACAACAAGAGGAGTCGCTGAAGCACTAAAAGCAGCTCATCGCTTAACCGAAGCAGGCACTCCAATCAAAGTCATTCCTGGCGCTGAGCTTAGCGCAAGCTATAAAGGAAAAGATATTCACATCTTAGGCCTATATTTAGATTATAAAGATCCCGAATTAATTAAACGCTTAGATGCCGCTGTTGCAGAACGTGATACCCGTAACGAGAAAATGTGTAAAAATCTCCAAGCAGCTGGGATTGATATCACCCTAGATAAACTAAGAGCTGACTGCCCAGACACCGTCATCACCCGTGCACATTTCGGAAAATACCTCCACGATCACCACTACACCAAATCCGTCAAAGATGCATTCACCCGCTATCTTGGCGATAACACTCCATATTACGTACCAAGAAACTACCTAAACCTAAAAGAAGCCGTAGACCTAATTAAAAATGCCGGTGGAATCCCCGTCCTAGCTCATCCTCTTCTATACAAACTACCAAAAGAAGAACTAAATTCCGTCATCGAAGAACTAAAAGCCTATGGTCTAAAAGGAATCGAGACTTTCTATAGCTGCAATATCGGCTGCGACGAAAGCGACGTCCGCCGCCTAGCCCGAATCCATAATCTAGTCATGACCGGCGGCAGCGACTTCCATGGCACCAACAAACCCGACATCGACCTAGGAACCGGCCGCGGCAACCTAAAGATCCCCGCAACCATCCTAGACGACCTAGAAAAAATAAGATAA
- a CDS encoding preprotein translocase subunit YajC, producing MASNLFLTGNMMGGIGGIVLYFVVIFGFFYLIVIRPQKKQQKQHADMLSTLAIGDSILTTAGFYGVVIDVMDEVVIVEFGSNKNCRIPMKRDAIVEIEKAEGSSEE from the coding sequence ATGGCAAGTAATTTATTTTTAACTGGTAATATGATGGGAGGTATTGGCGGAATCGTTTTATACTTCGTAGTTATTTTTGGTTTCTTTTATTTGATCGTGATCAGACCTCAAAAGAAGCAACAGAAACAACATGCTGATATGCTTTCTACTTTAGCTATTGGTGATAGTATTTTAACGACTGCTGGTTTCTATGGTGTTGTTATCGATGTTATGGACGAGGTTGTTATCGTTGAGTTTGGTAGCAATAAGAACTGTCGTATTCCTATGAAGAGAGATGCGATTGTTGAAATTGAAAAAGCTGAAGGTTCTTCAGAGGAATAA